A genomic window from Fibrobacterota bacterium includes:
- the xseB gene encoding exodeoxyribonuclease VII small subunit: MTQSMSFEQSLAKLESLVARLESGDLPLDQALAEYEEGISLVRSCRKLLDRAELKIQKLVDRGNGPEVASSNPAELFGGTEG; the protein is encoded by the coding sequence ATGACACAATCCATGTCCTTTGAGCAATCCTTGGCCAAGCTGGAAAGCCTGGTGGCCCGATTGGAATCCGGCGATCTCCCTCTCGATCAAGCCTTGGCTGAATACGAGGAAGGGATCTCTCTGGTGCGTTCCTGCAGGAAACTGTTGGATCGTGCCGAACTCAAGATCCAGAAGCTGGTGGACCGTGGCAACGGTCCTGAAGTCGCAAGCTCGAATCCCGCCGAGCTTTTCGGAGGAACCGAAGGATGA